GGCTTGTTATAGCGCCTGCTAAAATAATGGAGAAAACAGGCAGCCAGAAGCAGCACATCATCTCCCCGCTCACGCAGGGGAGGAAGTTCTACCACGATGGTATTGATGCAGTAGAGCAGGTCCATCCGGAAGCTGCCCTCCTCTACCATCCGTTCCAGGTTCATATTGGTCGCACAGATCAGACGAATATCCACCGGAATTACCTCTGTACTTCCCAGCCTGGTAATAGTGCGGTTCTGCAGGACATTCAGAAGTTTGGCCTGCAGCGTTGGGGAAAGGTTGCCAATCTCATCAAAAAAGAGCGTTCCGCGGTGGGCCGCTTCTATTTTTCCGATGCGATCGGTATGGGCATCGGTAAAAGCTCCCCTCATGTGTCCAAACAGTTCACTCTCAAAAAGGGAATCGGGTACTGCTCCCAGGTCCACACTCACCAAAATCTCCCGGGAACGGTCGGAACGTTCATGGATCTCCCGGGCAATTAACTCCTTCCCGGTCCCGTTCTCGCCTGTGATCAGCACATTGGCAGGGGTGGCCGCCACCTTTTCAACCATCTCCATCACCCGGGATATGACCGGTGACCTTCCAATAAAGCGGGCGGACTTTGTTTTTAATCCAGCCTTCAGAGACTCCTTGTCTTTCTGAAGCGATTTGACCTGGCGCCTGAAATCGGTAAGCCGGACCGCAGTGCGCATGGTAGCCAGCAATTTCTGGTTGTCCCACGGCTTCAATACAAAATCTACGGCACCTTCTTTGAGAGCGGTTACTGCCAGTTCAATATCCCCGAAGGCGGTAATTAAAACCGCCGAAAGATCCTGGTCCAGTTTTCTGACCTCCCTCAGCCAGAAGAGCCCTTCATTACCTGTGTTCTGACCTGCAGTAAAATTCATATCCAGCAATACAGCGCTGTAAGATTCTCCCTGCAATTCAGTAAGGAGCTGACCCGGCTTGCTGAGACAGGTCACCCCCGAAAACTCCCTGGAGAGCAGAAGATCCAGTGCCGTCCGTACATTCCGGTTATCATCCACGACCAGTATGCGGGCTTCGGTCATGCGATAAAACTACATCCGGATAAAATTAAAAGCAATAAAATGTCCAAATATTTGACAGTCTGTTGTCCAAATCATGGACATTAACGAAGTTGCAGCTAATCATATATATCATAAAACAAGGAACTTAGCCAGGTGGCACAGCATTGGTAAGGTTGCTGGCGCCCCGGGAATCAGAGGCTATAAAACGACATCTTCATGAAAGAAATCATCATCCAGGCCACGCAGCTGACTAAACGCTTTAAATCGGATTCCGTAGAAACCACCGCAGTCAGAGCCATAGATCTGACTATAGCGAAGGGAGAATTTGTAGCCATTATGGGGCCCTCCGGCTGTGGAAAGACGACCCTTCTAAACCTCCTGGGCCTCATCGACCGGCCCACTTCCGGAAGCATTTCACTGAACGGATTCCAATCCAGCCCGCTGTCTGAAAATGAAATGACCAGGCTCAGGAGGGGCTATATAGGTTTCATCTTTCAAAATTTCAACCTGGTTGATGAATTGAATGTATCCGAAAATGTGGAGCTTCCCCTGATCTTCAAGGGAATAAAGCGTAAGGAGCGTAAGGAGCGTGTTGGGGCGATTCTGGATTCTCTGAAGCTGGGGCACCGCGGCCGGCACTACCCTCAACAGCTTTCGGGTGGACAACAGCAAGGGGTAGCATTTGCGCGTGCCATTGTGAACCGGCCCCGGCTGCTCCTGGCCGA
This portion of the Bacteroidales bacterium genome encodes:
- a CDS encoding sigma-54 dependent transcriptional regulator, which gives rise to MTEARILVVDDNRNVRTALDLLLSREFSGVTCLSKPGQLLTELQGESYSAVLLDMNFTAGQNTGNEGLFWLREVRKLDQDLSAVLITAFGDIELAVTALKEGAVDFVLKPWDNQKLLATMRTAVRLTDFRRQVKSLQKDKESLKAGLKTKSARFIGRSPVISRVMEMVEKVAATPANVLITGENGTGKELIAREIHERSDRSREILVSVDLGAVPDSLFESELFGHMRGAFTDAHTDRIGKIEAAHRGTLFFDEIGNLSPTLQAKLLNVLQNRTITRLGSTEVIPVDIRLICATNMNLERMVEEGSFRMDLLYCINTIVVELPPLRERGDDVLLLAACFLHYFSRRYNKPGLRMDKTAEAALKKWSWPGNVRELQHSMERAVILAEGKTIDRESFQFTVAGTHSSASLDGSLEEVEARLIGYALQKNGGNMTAVASRLGISRQTLYNKIKKYGL
- a CDS encoding ABC transporter ATP-binding protein — its product is MIQATQLTKRFKSDSVETTAVRAIDLTIAKGEFVAIMGPSGCGKTTLLNLLGLIDRPTSGSISLNGFQSSPLSENEMTRLRRGYIGFIFQNFNLVDELNVSENVELPLIFKGIKRKERKERVGAILDSLKLGHRGRHYPQQLSGGQQQGVAFARAIVNRPRLLLADEPTGNLDSKNGTAIMDLLTEHNRKGATVVMVTHSLKDASYAHRIINLHDGAILN